In Physeter macrocephalus isolate SW-GA chromosome 9, ASM283717v5, whole genome shotgun sequence, the DNA window GAtttttatgaggatcaaatgataCGATGAGTGCAAAGCCACCAGCACCAAATCTGGTCTATATTTAGTAAACTTCCTACCTTGTCATTGTGGTTTCCGAGGTCTGTGGTCATTTGATTTCGTGATATGTGTGGTGATGGTCTTGGTCGTGGGTTCAGCAGCTCTCAGTTGTTCTGTGTTTCCtagagagaggaaggggtgggATGGTGGTGTTCGTCTATGTGTGGGGTCTGGCTACTTGCCAGATAGGCTGACTCGATCAATTGTGCTCATTTTATCCTTCCAGCCTTTGCCaatttccatttcccttcccAGGAGGGAAGAGCTGAAAATGTTCCAGGGTAGGTTGAATCTGAGCCTGGCAGTGATTACAAAGTCCCCCCAAGAAGGCAACCAAGAGATGACCCTGactctacaaataaaaaattgatCTCGTTATGAGATCTGAAAGGGGGAGGAGTGGCTCTTACTTCCAGGCGCTCCTTCTCAAATGGAAAGACATGACTAATTCCCTCAAAGAATCCTCGGTAGATTGGCAGAGCCTTCAGGGCAGAAACATACTCAGAACAAGAATGTAAATGCccaaaagcaaagagagaaagcaagtgtGCATTGACAGCTCAGTCCTCAGGGCATTGAAGGGGCCGGGATGTGCTCCGCTGGAGACAGAAGCAGGTATCAGAAACGGTTATGGCAGCTTCATTGGCTTGCTGCTACTGTGTGACACATCActcccaaaactcagtggcttaatatTTTCACTCCAGTGTCAATAGGACAGCCTGGGCTTTTTCTTGTGTTTGCAGGTCAGCTGGGGACTCTGTTCTGCGCTGGTCTTGCCTGGGTCACCTTGACTGGAGCAGctctgctctgtgtgtgttttattctctGCTAGCGACCAGTGGGCTAGCTGAGCGTGTCCTTCTCATGACAAagagagaaacacaagagaacaagCCCAATACCTTAGCTTCTTTTAATGCCTGTGTCATGCCTCCTAATAtcttattggccaaagcaagttggATGGCTGAACCCAGAGTCAGAGATGGAAGGCAAAGTTATGTGGCCAAGGATTCGGGGATGGGTTAACTGGAGCTATTAATGTCAGCTATCAGAATCCTCAACTCTCCCTTCAATGACTCCCAATCTCCAGTCATTGCTCCCTCTTTGATGCTTCTATAATCTGCATTGCAGTTATGTATGTGAGGGCAAGGACTGTCTATAAGCCCTAGTGCCCAGTATGTAATCataacagagagggagagagagagagagagagagagagagagagagagagagagggagggagagagagagagagagagagagagcaaaaagggaaggaagtaggaacacaagcaacaaaaaagagaaaacagggcaGGCACGTCAGGGTAAAGGGAGCAGAGAAAACAggacaaggagggagggagggagggagagagagagagagagagagggagggagagagagagagagagagagagagcaaaaagggaaggaagtaggaacacaagcaacaaaaaagagaaaacagggcaGGCACATCAGGGTAAAGGGAGCAGAGAAAACAGGACAAAGGAGACATGAAAAGAGTAAGTTAGGGAAGCACCCCTGGTTCAGAGTGAGCTAAATCGCTTGCTGATAAACAGCTTCTTGGAATATTGATCCGTTCCTAGTATTTCAAagcagtcattttcacaatgagaAAGAgtctttatgttttaattttcacgTCTAATGGCTGCATTTTCCCTGTGGCAGCCCTTGCATGAAAGAAGACTTGGGTTATAGAAATTTTTTTGGTCCCCTTAGGAGTAATCAATTTAGCATTTATGATCAGAGCCTCTTTCACTACTAAGATCTCTCCAATTGCTGAACCTCTGGAATGAAGGCTGAAACTTTATAATGCAGAAAGATTGCATTAGAAACGAGGCTGGAAAGGCAGACTCAaattcttttcttgaaatgtaattgtttattttttctggatgACGTGGTTCCTATTGCTACATATTATCAGAATAAACTGAAGGGTTGGTGACATCAATGCTGGGAGGGTAGGCTAGATTGATTCTGAACTGGTGAGAAGTCATTTCAGGACAACGTCAGGGAATGTGGTGGGTGAAGAGAAGCAGATTTCCTTGTGCAGCTCAAAGTCCTTCTGAAGAGGGACTGCAGATTCCCTGGAGCTGAAGCAGCCTCCCTGGGATAAGTGTCATCTCTTCCAAGGGAACCGCTTGGAAGTGAGTCAATCATTTGCATACCTTTGCTTAAGgtgttaaaaattattcatgtGAAAAAGATGCAGGGATAATTCTTCTGTGGGTTTATGAACTCTTTAGTGGTTTTTCTTgactggggatgggggaaggattCCTCTTCTTGTCTCCAGgtcagtatcatttttttagggCTTCCTGAAGTAAAACAAGAGGCCAGATctaggtgggggtgggatggaaaTGGCCCGGGGACGCGTAGGCCTGGTAACTGAGGCTATTTATGTGCCCACCATTCCCCTCTCTTGCCTGTCTTACTGGGGGTCTGAAACTGATCAGGCATCATCTagcccagcgcctggcacatagaagatgGTCAATAACTATTTATTAACTTGAATTGAGTGACGGTTTGTGGTGTGGTAGAGAGAGCATGATACTGAGAGTCAGGAGAACTGGGGCTTAAATTGGCTGGTGGAGCAAACCAGGACAAGCCTCCTTtcttctccgagcctcagtttccctacatGCAAAGTGGGGATTTCTCCCTGGGCCGTCGTGAGACCTGAGAGCACTTGTGATGCTGGTCACAGTCTCATCCTGTAGAAGGCACTGACCATGCTGGGGCGGAGACCGCGTGCCCTGGTCAGAGGCCAAGGGCAGAAGCCAGGCTGTGCTACAACGTGGGTGGTGGGGACCACCCCTGCAGAGCTGTGGCCTCTTTTGTGGGTTGACATCTGAGCAGGATGACCAAGTCAAGGCTGGCAGCCCAGAAGAAAGACGCATTGACCATCCCCTGAGCCCCAGAGGGCCCCTTTCCCCTTACACAGAAATATCACCTGGAAGGAGACCAGAGGACAGACAAGGTGACAGCATAGCACATGCATATTCTCTGTCCAGGCtctagagacacagagagaactcAGGCAAGGTCCCTGATGGCCAGGAGATGACCCACATTACGCCATAGGGCGGGGCTGATGGTACAGGTTTTGAATGGGTGATAAGCATCACGACCAGTGTGTTTGTGAAACTTTAGAGAGGCGGAGAGAGGAAGCAGTTGTGGGACTATTGATAGAGTAGCAAGGATCTGGCATCAGCCTGGGCCTGCGGGTGCGGGTGGAAGGAAGGTGGACCGGGAAGGGATGGTCTCATGTTATTGCAGGACCAAGCGACGGGGTGCTGGCGGGCCGAGCCATTGACTCTGTGTGACCCGGGCAGGTCCCTTAAccactctgggtctcagtttccccatttatcAAGTGAAGGGGTTGGCTTAGATCAGGGGCCCCTCAGGGCAGTGAGGAAGAGCATCGGGGAGGCTgagaagatgggctccaggcctCTGACCCTTGTTCCATCTACACTGTACAGCTTTTCCCCCTTCGTTTTGGATAGTATGTTTCTGGGTAAGATTTCATTGAAGAAAAGAGTtgtggttttctgttttgttttgttttctaaagccACTGGTCTAAAGACCTTTAAGTTTCCTTTCAGACGTAAACAGCGTAGGATAGCAGTTCCCGGGCCAGGTGGTGGCAGGCTCCTTAGCGGGAGCTGGGAGGGACAGCTAACCCAGCCCTAGGACCTCTGCAGCCCTCCTCCTCTCtagaaaggggggtggggaggggaggcaggctgGGGTGCCGGAGTGGGTACAGATTTCTGGGAAAGACGGACAGAAAAGCTCCTGCTTCGTAAACCTGTTTGGTAAAAATTTGGGCACACTGTGAGGGCCTTTCAGACCCCAAAACGGGTCCTCACCTGAGACAGTACACCTGCCCTGGTCTGGGGTTTCCTCCTGCAAGTTCTTCCACTGAGGCTCCCAAACCCGGGGCCTGAATTCTATGGGGCCCTGTGAAGATACACCTGAGAGGGCTGAGGAACAGAAGAGCTTGCTCGGGCTCTGCTACTGACTAACTCAGCATCTtcgagcctccgtttcctcactCGTAAAGTGGCAATAAAAGCACCCACGCTTTTTGTGGGTAAAAACAAGTgaagtgcagggacttccctggcagtccagtggttaagactccacgcttccaatgcggGGCGtgtgggttcgaaccctggtcagggaactaagatcccacatgccacgtggccaaaaaataaaaattaaaaaaaaaaaagtgaagtgctGACATactataaaaacttaaaaaattaccTCTTCCATCTGCCCCTAATACCTGTGCCCCGTCGCTTCTCTGCCTTgcttaatttaattcaatttattgatttatgGTGCATGCCTAAAGCATGCTCCTAGTACAGAATGCCAGGGGTAGCTGAACGGGCAGCATCATAGCAAACAAGTACAAGAACAAAGGGTTAGACAAATGGACAGCTtctaagtactcatgaacataaaaaatacagtcattcattcatctcaGAGTCCCAGAGTGCCTCCTATGTGCCAAACTGGGTTCACTAGGTGAGGTCAACCCCTGACACATGGGTATGTGAATTTTTGTCTCTGTCTCGGACAGTTGAGAAGAAGTCAGTGTTTTGAGAAAACACGGTGATGTGATGGAAAACAAAGTGCCAATTCCCCAGAGCAAGACCTGCGTGGCATAGCCTCCCATATAGCTTTAAGCCCTCTGCAGCAGAAAATGGTAGCACGCTCCCCAAATGCCTGGGAGTGACTGTTAGAAGAGGGCATGATGTGGCCGAAAGGGCCCAGGTTTTGCCACCTAAAAATGGTGTAAACTTAAGAAGGTCAAATCTAActttgagccccagtttccttatctatgaaacTGGGTCATAAAATCTGCTTCCCTGGTTGTTGTGGAATAAAATCAGATCGGGCAAGGATCTGCTTTACGGTAGCGCTCGGAAAGGGATCTCCATTTTTACGGTTTTGGACAAAGCACAGAGCGGATGGTTGCATTCATGAGTGTCACTGTGGGAGATGCAGTCTGTCCTTAGTGGGGTCCAGGCCTCAGGAGTCACCAGCTGAGATCCTGTGCCGAGTGCAAAGGGCTCTGAGCACCCCCTGCACATCGCGATTCCGGAGGCTGTAGATGACAGGGTTCAGCATAGACGTGACGACAGTGTACATGATGCTGGCCACTCGGCCCCGCTCGGCCTCATACCGGGCCATGGGCTGGAAGTAGACTGCAATGACTGTCCCGTAGAAGAGGCCCACCATGGCCAGGTGGGAGCCACAGGTGGACACAGCCCGGAGCTTCCCCGTGGCTGAGGGCAGCTGGAGCACCGCAGCTGCGATGGCCCCGTAGGAGGCAAGAATGAGCAGGAAGGGAGTGACCACCACCGCGCACCCTCGGGGAAGATGAGGACCCGGATGTGGTGGGTGTCGGAGCACGAGAGCCTTAAGAGAGGCTGGTGGTCACAGAAGAAGTGGGGCACTTGGTGGGAGGCACAGAAGGACAGGTGGGCCATAAGCAGGATATGCAGGAGGGAGTGGACATGGCACACGAGCCACGCAGTCCCCACCAGGGCTGTGCACACAGCCTGGGACGTCCTCGTGGCATAGTGGAGGGGGTGCCGGATGGCCACGTAGCGGTCAGAGGCCACGGCGGCCAGGAGGCAGCTGTCAGTTACACCCAGGGCGAAGAAGAAGTACATTTGGGTCAGGCAGCCAGCCAGGGAGATGGAGCAGTCATGGGCCATCAGGTTGGCCAGCATCTTGGGTACAGTGACGGAGGTAAAGCAGAGGTCAGCAAAGGACAGATGGGCCACCAGGAAGTACATGGGTGCATGAAGGGTTGGACTGGCTCGGATGACGGCCACAATGAGTCCATTACCCAGGATGCCCGCCACATACAGGACCAAAGATAGGACAAAGAGAGGCCGCTGCTGTCCAGGATTTGTTGTTAGTCCTAGTAGGGTGAATGGGGTTCCTTCTGAAGTCTCACTGGCAGCATCCATGACTGGGCTGCTTCTTTGTCTGGGACCCCAGGGGTTCCTTTCTACTGCTGAGTCATCTCCCCAGTGTCAAAGGAAAAGGGTGAAGGGCCACTAAGTTGCTCAAGGCCTTCTGGCCATGAGGGAAATCATgggtttggagtcagacagaatGTGCAAATCATTTTTCCTCCCTgaatcttcttcctttccaggcCTTAGGTTCCCCATCAGTAAAGTAAGGGAGCTGAACCAGGTGACCTTGAAGGCTGCTTCCAACTTGGATACTTTGTGATTTgaagcaaaaacagaacaaaaacattGCCCAGGATGTGgaccagagaaggaagaaaacacaaaagaaaagatcaaagaaagagAGGATCAAAATCAGGGAGAGATTTGACCAATGGGCATTTATTTCAGGAAAGTCAGAgtggaaaagaaaacccagatgGAAGCAAGGAacttatcaaagaaataaaaattccaaacatTAAGGGCACACATATATTGAAATGAATGTAAACCTACAGCACCC includes these proteins:
- the LOC102988162 gene encoding LOW QUALITY PROTEIN: olfactory receptor 1K1-like (The sequence of the model RefSeq protein was modified relative to this genomic sequence to represent the inferred CDS: inserted 1 base in 1 codon), with the translated sequence MDAASETSEGTPFTLLGLTTNPGQQRPLFVLSLVLYVAGILGNGLIVAVIRASPTLHAPMYFLVAHLSFADLCFTSVTVPKMLANLMAHDCSISLAGCLTQMYFFFALGVTDSCLLAAVASDRYVAIRHPLHYATRTSQAVCTALVGTAWLVCHVHSLLHILLMAHLSFCASHQVPHFFCDHQPLLRLSCSDTHHIRVLIFPEGXAVVVTPFLLILASYGAIAAAVLQLPSATGKLRAVSTCGSHLAMVGLFYGTVIAVYFQPMARYEAERGRVASIMYTVVTSMLNPVIYSLRNRDVQGVLRALCTRHRISAGDS